The DNA sequence ACTCCCGGCAAGTGGTGCTTTTAAATTTTAGGCTTCTTACATGAGTAATGTGCTTATGGCCACTTTTACTAAACACGtttgatgtttatttatatggtaaatgcacttgtaaataaaaaataactaataactgtaaataaaatctaacacacacacatgcattacaatatatataaattatacagACATCACAGACAAATTATACAGAGCCTACTGGAAACATGGAACAGTTGTGCAGACAAGACCATCATGTACCTAATAATGTTTTGCtatatgtttgtttctgttagTTTTTCTATTTACTTTTACCAGTTTACAGGTTGATTTGTGAATTATAATGTATGGTTTATAGATATAAAGCAGACCGTGACCATGTGTATCATCAAACAGATCTTTAATTCACTGGagacctcagcagtcatccagtGGGACTGTATTCTGAATAAAGCTGTCAGATAAAAGGTCTAGAATACTGGGAAAAATGACTTATCCCTGATACGTGTGGGCCACTGCTCTATTTCAGAGGAAATTAAGAGTTAGCCctttaatttgtgtgtttgcgtggttttttgtttgtttgttgtctttccTTCAGCACGCTCTCGGGCTTCTTGCCACCGTTGCTCCAGCTTGCCGCTAGCCCAATCTATGGAGTCCGAGTGATGTCATCTAGAGCCCTGGTTGCTATGATACCACCCCCAGAGTATCTGGCAAGCGTGCTGCGATTGGTTGAAGAGCTGCCCGAGTCACCAGGCAAGCCGTGCTGTCACAACGGCGTCCACGGCCGACTCCTGCAGATGGAGGCCATCCTGGGCAGAGCTCTGCGCACTGGCAGGTGAGTTCTCCTGCCCCCCAAACAGATGGAGGTGGTGCAGACACCTTCAAGGCATCGTTCTGCGCAATACACCATGTCAAGGTGTTTCATCAGCCACTCACTCACTAGTCGCACAACTGCCAACGCGCTTTCGCGGACCGGGTGTAAGTGCCAAGTCTGACTCCCTGTAACACTGTGTCCAGCCTCTGCCGGACCTCTCTCCATGGCGTGGTACAGGGACTGGAAGCCAGGCTATGGCTGGTGTCCCCGGCTCAGCGCTGCCCCCTGGTGAAGCAGTCGTACGTGGCCATGCTGGACCTGCTGAGGGAGGGCTGCTCCGGGCCCTTCCTCTCCCGCCTGGGCTCTCTGCTGATGGAGGAGATACGCCGAGCTTCACACCCACTGGAGGTGCAAGAATAATCAGCGCTGGGCCTTCGGATGGCCCCTGGAACGTACACGGAAAGCAGGAGTGTTGCAAAGAATTCCGGGAGTTTACGTTGCGTCTTTGGGgcctaattaaataatttgcaaTATCTCAGAGATTCTTCATATGTTGTTTTTTCAGAGCTTCTGCATGTGGAGTGTCtggcgtgtgtttgtgttccacCCCGACATTCTCTTTTCTGACACCTCTCTTATGATCAGGTCGGCTCCGCCTCCTTTCACCATACCGCAGTGCGCTTTCTGTGTGAAGACCCTGAGACAGCCAGGCAGGTGTGGCAGAACCTGTCCGGCGGGAGCATGGTCACACGACTCTCATTGGTCAAGTGGGTGAAAGAGGGCCGGGCCTGGAGAGGAACCGGCCTGCAgagggtggtggagagagaacTCCAGGTGAGCACAAGGAGTCCTCTGTAAAATGACCTCTAGCTACACTTCAAGGCTGAAAAAATAACATATTATAATAACAATGCAATTTAAACCAGAAGAACAACTAAGGCAGCATGTTTCTACATGAAATCATGACTTTATTCTTTCCATTATGAACTGTAGCATGTGGCGGCCCATGTCGTTATTTAACCCGACACACAGGAAGGAAATGAAAGCTGCACAAGCCATAATGCACTGCCCAGTGGGCTCGAATCACACTGCGGATCTTTGGTCCGCTGCTCCTGTTTTTGCCTGATTAGGGTGTGTTTAGTACGGCCATTGTATTCAGTAGTCCTTATGCGCAGGCCAAGGTTTGGCCCTGTCAGGTTTTCCCACCCTAATCCCATTGTGAGGGAGCTTTTTTTTCATTGAGCTAAATATTTAACCAAACAcgcacacctgatccagctctCCCTGTATGAGATTAATGACTTCATAATAATGCTTATCAGGTACTCGCATCTCGCGCTGCAGCCTCCGAACGCGTTTCCATCCTCTGTGTGGAGTGTTAAATGATGTGGTGAAAGGATGTCCTGTAGGTTAGAGTTAAAGACCTTTTGGCGTGGTGCATTACAGCGACTTCATTGTACTGCGTACAATCTGTCTTTCTAAACCGACATGaatttctgacattttcttAGGAAACACatggtcttagtcctgctccgGGGTCCAAGATTAGCATTTTAATCAATAATTTTTCTAGGACGTTATTTCAGACACACAATGTCAGGTTGCAGGACTGCTTTGACAACAACACAACCTTTGTTCAGGCCAACCTGAAGGAGGCGCTATTGCACCGCGATGTGGAGTTCAAGGAGGCGTACTTGACCGCACTGACGGAAGTCATGACCCCTGACGGGTTGGGGCGAACCCAGCCTCGGCCTCCGCTCTCCGGGCTTGAGGAGGCTGCACTGCAGGGGTGTCTGGAAGTCCTCCTGCGGGGACTTGGAGGGCAGTAGGGGAGGTCCACAGCTTCCTCTCCCAGGCTCTCAATGCTGCCAGCCTGCTCCATTTCCCAAAGGTTAGCTTTAGTCTAAAGTCAGTTACAGTTACTCCACACACTCTGCCCTTCTGTTCTCCATGTTCTGTAAGCTTTCTGCGTCTTTTGAATTCTCTCTCTACCTTGTCCGTCTCCCCCTTTTCACAACAACGTCTTTAATGGCATGTTGCAGTGACCGAGTACGACATGTACGCAcgctcagtgctgtgtgtggctTTCCACCTCCCAGTACAGACATGGCCCTGGTCCAGCGCTGGTGCGTCCTATTGGAGACCCACAGGCGTGCCGAGGCCCCCGAGGCTCTGCGGTTGGCCTGTGCGCAGGCGCTCTGCCTCACGGGAGCTGCCATGGTGACCAGCGGCCTGAGGGGCACATCTACCTATAAAGACCTCGCATCAGTTGGATTTCGGTATCACATAATCAGGAGTACTCGGGCGTTTCATTGTTCGGTATTTACAAAGTGGCGTGAAATGTTCAGTGCAAATAATTGGAATCTGTGCCTGATGAAATCAAGTTGCAAATGTGGAAAGTTTACTATATTTAGCGGTGAGGTCAAGGGCCAGTTTTATATCTCCTCATCGGCCCAGTGACACTGTACGGTAGTGTTGTAACGCTGTATAACCGCCTAAACAATGAACAACTACTCATCAGCTTCCCTGCTGTCTCAGCGCTCGCGATAAGTGGCCAGTAAACAGTCTGCATTCCACTGAACAGCCTCGCTGGGCGTTCGGTACGAATTGTAGTTCATTTAATTGGTGTAGCATGCAGGTGGTACaaaggctgtttgtgtgtgtacaggttgaTCAGTACAGGTGTGCACCGACTTCAGGATGAGAGTCAGCATGTGAGGGCCAAGGCGGCCATCTTCGCCTCCGTCCTCAAGCCAATCCCAAGCAGGAGAGGACCCCCAGAACTGCTTTCTCGTGCAGACGCAACCAGTCACTACATTCACTGCTGGACCTTCTGCTGGGGAAACTGTGGGGACGGTTGAGGGCACTCTGCAGGCCCTGTTGAGTCATCTTCCAGAGTGTAATCTCAGGTACCCTGCTGCAGGAGGCCCAGCTTGCACGGTGAGTCACACCGTACATTCTAGGTTACGCATCATCAAAGCTCAATAATTGTGCATTAACCCTTAATATCAGCAACCCAATGGAAACATTTGGGCTCTTTTAggtttattgattgattgattcattcattcatttttttaatgaaggctGCATTTTTGagaagaaaagttttttttttttttaaaggatgagATGGTTGTCTACAGCCTCACACTTCGtcttttatttcactgttggGGGCCATTGGTCCCCTGGTTCATTGTGAGGGGAAACAGTGAATAAattaacacactaacacacatcaTCAGTATAAAATTCAGTGTAGTTGCAGATGATGAGCTGCTTGTACCTGGGGGTAAGCAGATGTGTCTCTGCTTCTGCCCTGATTACTTGTCAGATGCAGCAGTCTGTATGAGCAGGACGAGGCGAACGTCTTTCTGGAACCCTCCGTGATCTCTGAGACTGTGCTTCCCTATTTGCTCTGCCTGGCAAAACGATACCCAGAGTCCACTTCTCTGGCCGAGTGTCTTGATGAGTGGGCACGGCAGAGTGCCACTTCTATTCGCGAGAATCTCAGCGTCTGCACAGGGCTTCAGTTCGGTAATTGCCACAGATAACGTCAATAATTAAGTTAATCATAGTCCTTAACCTCTCAGTACAGTGTAATCTAGTCATAATCATGCACGCTTAAATTTTTAGTGGAACTATACAGAGAACTGTGTAGTATCAGTTGAATCTGATTTTCTAGGGAGATTTTCTAGGGTGACAGTGGGCCTCTTGTGTGTTGTCTAGGTGAGTCCTTggatgctgattggctgagtgtGCTGATGGATCCACGTTTCCATGGTGCCCTTTGTGGCTTGTATGCTAGAGCTGCTTTCTTCCTGCAGCTGCTCAGAGTCTCCGATAACCTCCGACCCCTGATTGACCCCTTGACCTTAGCTCAGGACTTgctacattcacacaaacagctTGGTTTCCATGGAGTATTCCTCCCAAGCACCTTTATCAGCTCTGTAAAAACACAATAAGCAGAAATATATGTAAGATTGGGCAGAAATAATCCAGACACTAAAGGTAGTTTGAAATGGTATTAATCTGTCTAATTGGTGTGCCCTGGCAAAAGTTTTAATACTAAATTCAGAGAAAAGCTTGTTTTGACACagtgtttttatacatataaatactaATTGCGTTTTGGTTCAcctcaggatttttttttcatgcgcATGCTTTTGtagtctgtgcttgtgtgttcatttttgatAGTGTTTCAGACTTTGGTTTTACTCTGAACAGTCCCATGCAGTTTGTGTGAGGAAGCTGACATGATTTAATCCTCTTTTATTTACAACTTGCACTGATGTCTATTTCCAATGATGTCTAACTATTTTCAAAAATCTAATAAATGTGTCCTTTTTAGAATATTTGTCAGTTGGTTATGCCTCTCAAGCAAACCGGTCACAGTCAGTGTTGCGTCTTGTCACAATCGAGTCCTTGAGGACTCTGGTAAATGTTCTGCAGGTGTTTCTGGTACTGGAACTATGTATTGTTTATGCATCCAGCTCTGACCTGAGATGCTCAACACCATTTGAACAAAGCTTTCCAGCAGCCTGGCTTGCCTGGCGCTCACCAGACCGGTTCTAGCTGCCTCGTTCCAACCCACAGCGTCTCTCCAGTAAGTCATGCATCACACTTgttcagattctctctctctctctctctctctctctctgtctctctctctctctctctctctctctctctctctctctctctctttccacatTAACCCCTGTGTGATCATGTTTCTTTTGCAGGGACAGTGTGGCTATCAGGCGGTGATGTAATGGTCACAGTAGAGCTGGGCTGTCCTGGGCTGAGTGACCCAGCAGGCAATGCAGCATGTGTTAGGCCTCATTACGGATCCATCTGCCAGGTGAAGCGTGCACTTTCTGTCTCCAGCACAGCACTGGAGATGATTTATTATGCTCCGTAGCCTCCCGAAGCGTTTGTGCATTAACAAATGACTTCATGCGTTAAGATCCAAGGTTAGAATGTAGCTGCGTATCCAAGCAACACAAAAATTTGCATCCCTgcaactctgtctctgttaaacAGTAAGTAGTGTTGCTTTGAAGCGTGTGTAGTGTTCAGAACTTCAAATCTTTCAGAGGTTTTACTTTTTCTGTAGCAGAATGGCTGTTCTGCTACCCGcttattttgcttgtttgcttggaCTATATCCATTTTTGTTCAAGCTACTCTTAACATCTCAGTTTCCCACCAGGATAGTCCAACATAACACCTGATTTGTAAGATTTTATGCAACTAAATTATTACGGTTTACAAATTGTATCTCCAGATCAGTGCTAACACACGAGTCCCTAAATGTGTTCTTCTTCCTGGCTGGAATGGAGGCTTAAACTGTAATTGCATAATCATGGGCTGCTTTAGCATGTTTcttcaaattttatttatttttttataagtAAATACACGAGTTTTCTTCTTGAAATTTAAGAAACAGACCGTGCTTTGCAAGAACGACCGAGTGCAGTGAGTCTAGAGACTAACTGTAAGGCCACTGTAAGGGAAAAAATGCCCACAGTCCTGTCAGTCACGGAGATCCGTTAAGCACCGTgaagttttattttgtaaactTTGTATATTCATTAGAAACATCGAGGGCGTGCAGGCAGCGAGTGTGAGCCTTTTTCCGTCTGGCAGGAGTGCGTTGTGGCACAGGAAGTTGAACATCTGGCCTAATTAAAATGACTTTACTGCGATTCTGCGAAAAGCTGTAGTAACTCAATATATCGCAGTTCGATTGCACATGCTGAAGCATAGACGTTTTGAAGCCAAAGCTTGTtactgtgtttcattttctggGTCAGCAGAGGTTGTTTGTGGACAAATGGGCGTACAAGTGGGACTAGATCGAACAGGCTGCGTACGAAACAGCCTGAATCGGGTATTGAACCGGGACGTATTGCGATATGGTCTTcgttttacaaaatgttaacaGAATATAGCTATTGTAATGCGCTATATTTTCGGTATGTTTAATGTTGGGTGCGTTGTAAATGGTTTCGACAATGATCACATTAGAACTTGATATTTGAAGTTAGTTTAGTTAATCTTTATCTACCTTAAGCATAAAACACAGAAACGGCGAACAAACTAATACCAAATGCATTCGAACGGCCAGGGCAACAAAGCTCCCTCTTTCACCCAGAGTCCAGTGCTTGGCGCCTGGGGGCCTTCTGGCTCTGAACTCCCCTCTGCTGCTACCAAAACAAAAgggacagttttgtttttcGCCCCTCTGCAGGTATATCAGATTTTATCATCGAGGATTGATTTAGGCAGGGGATGCCAAACCATACGAGAGTTGTTCTAGTCATCAGCGGGACATGTCTAacgtaggaaaaaaaaacatcagcttGTGCCACAAGCTGACCGCGCGGACTGCGACGTGCCGCGCGTGCTGCGCGTCTTTGACCGAGCCGGGCGTCGTCGCGAGACGCGAGAAAGCGCGTGCGAGGTTGGTGGTTCTAGGACCTCGAGGACGTGGAGCGCGTCGACGCTGCTGCAGAGGGGAGTTGCTCCTACCCGGAGAGGCTGTTTACGAGCGAGGAGGCACGCATAGCTGGCTTTACGAAAACAAGTACAGCAGAACAGCTCGGGAAGCAGTGGGAACAGGACGCACCCACCACAGGGCGCTACACACGGGAAAAAAGggttttttaaaacacatttcacgTTGATTCAACATGAATTGCAACTGTTTAACGGGCATTTGGGAATTTAAAATGATCCGTCGCTTgcactttgttgttttgttgagcGCTGGTTTGGTGAATTGCTCGTCTTTTATTCAAGGTAGAATAACCTTTCTTTGTTATTGCGTTTGGGGAAAGTTTCTAAACTTCTTTAAAGATGTTTGATTTTGTAGGAATTATTCTATttgctgctttctgttttcatgCGATGCGTAATTTTCCcaacatttttacattctaCTATTTAAAACGTGTTTTGAATAGCACTTTGAAAACTCTGTAAAACAAAACTTCATCTGACGTTGTCTTTGAATTGTGCACTTGCATTTAACCGATATATGGTTAACTAGCCTACTTGAAATCTTTGTCTTTGTTGCTGCATCTATAATAAAGGTCTTTATGCAATAGTATAATTTGACGTCGGCAATCCAGGGCAGAGCTACTATTTCCAGTAACGAAcgtttttgacattttgcagAGTGCCTAACTTCCAGTGGTGTGGAGTACCGGGGCACTCAACAGAAATCCTCTTCGGGGAACATTTGTCTCAACTGGAACAACGTAAGCAGGGACTATGACGTCACGAGTCACGCAGACTCCGACTCGGGTAAGAGTTCTCGGTTTTCTTGCGTAGAAAGTTAATATTCTAATGGGTGGGCAAACTAATAAAAGTTAGGTTTGAATGTTGCGTGGGTTACTGAACATCTCTCataataaaaatctaaataaataattagtaTTTTCCTATATTTGCCACGTAGGAAAACGTCAACAAGGATAGTGCATCTCAGTGCACATCTTGTTTAAGAAAAGCAAATGAACCATGTAGCTACGTAGCTGTCTGCTCAGCTGGGTTCTGTATAGTTTACACAAGCATATTTTATTAAGGGACCACACTTGTgttaaatcagcactgtactaTCTTTTGTACCCTCTCTTTCTCGCCAGGGGTTGGGGACCACATCTTCTGTCGCAACCCCGATGGCTCAGATAGACCCTGGTGCTATGTTTCCACAACAGATGGACGAACCCTGAGAGAGGCGTGTGCCATTGACCCATGCCAAGGTAGCcatcttagtcctgctcatctTTTCTCTATGCGATACACAAATCATCTGCAGACATAAGCCTATTATTGCTGCAAAAAATATTGCCTGTTAAAACTTTACCAATAACATCTATAAGGAAAACATTAGTTTAggtagtattagtgtgtttatttacacatgAATTTTGGAGCAAAGATGGCTTATTATATCCAGCCACAAGTACACTGTGCTAGGATAACTCCTACTGATTCCACCTTTATGGTCTTGTGAATGTGCAGTATATAAATACATCTTCATCTAAAGTTGTCACTAGGTGCATCTGGACTTAttttaagtgttattttaaGCTTCGGAGAACCTGACCCTCTGTGGAGTTTATCCTCATCAGATAGCATACTCCTGACCCTGCAGTGTTCATGCAGTTACTCATGGGGCTGTAGACTCGGGTTGGTGCCTGAAAGTTTAGTCCTCAGAATCAAGATTGCAGATAAATTGCTGTAGAAATTGGTTTTATCAGGACTGAAGCTGCTTTCGAAGTGTTGTCTAACATTATTGTTAGCCAAGGTGGATCAGCAACAATGGTAACAGAAGTCTTGGTCCTTAGTTTAGAAAGTTTAGAGTTTAGGCTCAGTTTAGAGAGACAAAAGCCCATGTGCATAAGGGAAACTTGTCTGGCAGCTCCACCAGAGTAGGGGGAAGAGCTGCCCCGATGGATTCTGATTGGGAGAAAGTGTCATTCTCTCCATAGAGACAGATGCTGATTGGTTGGGTTCTGTAGTGACCTCACATCATTTAACTCTAGGGGGGGGTTTGTAAATATCTAgaaagggaggaggggggaaTTTGGAAAAGGAAGTCAACAGCAGGATCTCAGCTCTGGTTTCTTTACCCTCCCACATGaccagtaaaacacacactacagagtGCTTTCGTCTGTGAAGGAGAacgtctggtctggtctggtctggtctggttcGGTTCAGTTGACCCcaaggcaaataaataaatttgaatctTAGTGTTTGCTCAGCCTGGCTTGTAATGGTGTCTTATCATGGCTGACATGTGGACACTGACTATTCACTGAGAAATGAGGAATACACTGAAAAGTTCCATTTGAACCtcaaacactgacattaaaCGAGAGATTACCCAACAAATGACAGCAAACATAATTGTTGGCCATTAGGAACAACAGcttcaatatttttttcagaactGTTTTCCAGACCTGAATTGGTAGAGCTAAATCTCAGTCATACATCCAAGTTATTCCATTGTTATTGATCGACTGGCCTTCCCGTTTGAAATGGATGTTTCTGAAAACCCCGAAGCAACAAAGACGCGAAAAGTTGTCAGGTTTCCTGAATCTGAATATGTAATTAGGCGAGTGATCTTTTACCCAACAGACCAAGCTATCACAGTAACCTCTCTGGCCGGGCCTGACCCTTCACCCCGGTCCTCCTCTGAGGCCTTTGAGTTGGCCAAGCCCCCCTCTGTACGGGCAGAGGACGCAGTGGTGCAGCCAGTGATGGGCGTCAGCCAGCGGGTCAGGTTCGCTCCCAAGAAGAAGAAAGACCTCGGGACTATGGGTAGGTATTGTGATGAGGATTACTGTGGCTGGTTGCCAAAATCCACCACTCCCAACCTGTTCTGTTATGGCAGAGGCACTGGGTGTGTTTTAATTCTCAAACTGAAGCTGGTCCAGGGAGGGGTTAAAAAGCGTTTTGACCAAAGCCTGGGATTAAAGCTTTGCTCTGAGCTCCCTTCTCTGCTTTCCCTGTTGTGCACTCTTACAGGTTACGTTCTGGCCGTTCTCATGATGGCCATCATCATCTTATTGGGAGTGGGAATCACAGTGGGCTACTTCTACAAACGGTGAGCGCATGCGAACAAACGCATACGTCACAGTCTGTCCAagtgaaaaaaagaatattGCAAAAGTGAAGAGTAGATCGTGAAGTTAAAAATAGGGACACGCACAAACAACCCATTTTCGAGGTATGGCAAGTGAAGATGAGGCGGGACAGCGTGGATGGCGTTTGGCAGTCCGGCTCTAGTGTAATgaatcacacacagcagtggtttCGTTGGTTTGCTGCTCTGTTGTGGAGGAGTTTGGAGAGTTACAGTGTGAAATGCCACGTGTGGGAGTGGTTGTTTTTGGAGCTTCAGGGCTGGCCGTGGTATAGGGTTGAGCgagtgtgtttttctgtgcaaGTGCAGTTAGGGCAgaacaggcacacatgcacacaaacaaatgtacacaaacacacccataaacatgTATTCATACCACCCTGTATGTCTGCCTCTCATATCAGCAACCCTTTAGAAACAGAACGGAAAAAGGGAGAGTGAGCACCTCCTTTCTGTCTATTTATAGAAGAtggtcctctgtgtttgtggagCGAGTGGGAGGTGATGAGTGCCAGGGTAGCTGTGGCTCCAGATCAGTGCTGCAGGAGGCAGTCTCCCCCGATCAAATATTAAATGTCACCACTCTCCCTATAGATGTTTGCTCTGAGATCAGAAGACTCTGCAACACGGCATGTTGAACTCAGTTTTTTGCTTATCTCGTGTTCCCTTTACATGGTCTCAAATCAGTGGGCCCTTCCTCCGCGATGGCGGCCGCGTCTCGTCCTGTTGGATATAGCAGCAGGGTACTGGACCGCTACTCTCATCACCGTTAATCGTCCGCTGCAGTAGCTGATTGTTAGTGAGTAGAGCAGGCTTCACAGGGGCCACACGCCCATTGGACACTCTGGCACTAGCTCTTGTGTATCCTCGTAGCTCTACGATTTCCTCCCATATGCCCTCAAGCAGCACACTAATGGCTCCTACACAGCCAACATTACAGCAGTCTTTTATcgacattttaaatatttttatcgGTAAAAAGTTGCTTCCCCGTATTCCAGTGAATTAGTTTCGATTTGCACGGCTTGTGCAGCGCTTGGTGTTCATTTCTGGAAGTTTAGGGTTCATttcagggttggggttagttcAGAATGTGCCCTTGGTTTGGATGATGGGCCAGGAGAGCAAGTCAAGGCTCATTGCTCTGAGTCTGCCAGTGAAGGGAGCAGGATGGGTTatgaaacacacaacaaaaacaaaacaggctccAGTAGTGGTGGGTGATGTGTCAGAAATGTTCTCACTTTACTGAGTAATATCAAGAAACACCTACAAAGTATGTTGTGTGTACAATATAGTATAGtatgtgtaatatttttttctgaggttTTCTAACAGGTTTGAACAGACACAATATTCTGGTGAAATTGTCGCATTAAAAGAATATTCTTATGAAGCCAATCTGTGGTTTTATGTAAACAGTTAAAAGAAACGGCGGGAAAAAAGCACAGTCCTCTCCGTATCTTCTAAATATATACTTTAACAATTTTAGTCATCACTGTTTTTTAACACAATTCACAATTCAAAAAATGCAATGCGTCACAAGAGTATTGTGACAATGTCACAAGTGTGCTGTCATAATTTTtcaccagacacacaaacggagacagagaggaatgtaaacagaattttaaaaagtctataAGAGAGAGACAATtgaggagagggaagagaaagatgTATTT is a window from the Electrophorus electricus isolate fEleEle1 chromosome 9, fEleEle1.pri, whole genome shotgun sequence genome containing:
- the pik3ip1 gene encoding phosphoinositide-3-kinase-interacting protein 1, which produces MNCNCLTGIWEFKMIRRLHFVVLLSAGLVNCSSFIQECLTSSGVEYRGTQQKSSSGNICLNWNNVSRDYDVTSHADSDSGVGDHIFCRNPDGSDRPWCYVSTTDGRTLREACAIDPCQDQAITVTSLAGPDPSPRSSSEAFELAKPPSVRAEDAVVQPVMGVSQRVRFAPKKKKDLGTMGYVLAVLMMAIIILLGVGITVGYFYKRGRDLKKKHEQRAYEREMHRITLPLSAFANPTCELVDENAVVVVAESGEQTPGQGTVEGGGEPLIGPAGTPGA